The genomic stretch AATCTACAATGCTACTGTCTGTTTAGTTGTGGAACTTGTTGTTATCCCAGTCAATTGCACTTGCTGCTGTGCGCTTCAATGGCAGTGGAAGTTGCACTAGATAAACAAATCagttttagaaaaaagaaaaaaaaagcagttaaaatttgttttctgttgggaTTGAGATCGGGTTTGACAAGTGTGTACCAGTAGGGGGCCATTGACTGAACAAAGGATGGCTGAGGGTTGAATTAAGGTTTTTGGCCAAAGGGGGGGCGAGGGCTACAATAACAGTGTAGGGTGTAACTATGGTGTTACACGTCACCTTTGACAACTTTCATTAAGCTGAGTGGAATCACAACTGGTGAAATTAAAGCTGAGCGTGGAAAAATACGGAGGGGTTGAAGCTTCCACCTTGTTTCAGTGATGAAAGGGGATACCTGACACTTAGACGAGGCCCCATCTCCACAAATTAGAGTGACACAGGCATCAACAACCTGCAAAACAGCAGGTTACTTGTTTCActctcaacatttttttttaccctctccCCTGTTGGAACCCCTTCAGCTGAGCTACCATGTGAAACACACAGTTGACGTACCACTCAAACAGAAATCCTGTCCCTTCTCAGCATGCACAGCTGACAGCCTGGATACAGTGATGGCAGAACAGCATCGGAGAGCCGTCACATTCCAGTGGTGTGGCTTTCAGATGAGTGCACTCGgcttctctctctatctcgctttctctctctctgaaggagGGGCAACCCCACAAACCTTCATTATCCAGTGTTCAGAAGGGAGacgcagacagagggagggagaaaattaataaaacttgACGGATGCCTTGCCCAACACCCACCCCTCCTCAATTTGCTGGGTCTCAAGACGCACCAAAAGCTTCGCAAAATGAAGGGCCAAGCGAAAAATCAGTGTGTAGATGCAGTGAGAGGAATTCACAATTACCTCTAGTCCAGGGGGTCTGTTTTCTCTATCTCTGTTCACTGTGACAAGCAGGGATCTTTCATGGAAAGAATGGCTTGGCCTTTTGATTAAATACAACAGTTCACATATCTGGCTTTTttgagtatttttatacatctgTCAGCAGCTGCCCCAGAAGATTAACTTGAGTTTTCCTGCTCTGGCTGCACAGTGGGTCTCTGCCCATCGTGGATGCTGGCTgactgtgttcatttattaGAATTTATGATTCCCTCTATGCGTGCTGGCATGGCTGACACAGGACCAGCACAGCCTGTCATCTTGCGAGGTAAGACCGGGGACATAAAGCCATGGTGAACAGTGTATTGCTTTGAGGAAGCAGTGCTCATTCTACCTGCTACGGCAGGCAGGACCATTAAGAGAAAGTGTAATGAATAGGAGCAACATGGTTCTGTAATTACAGTGGGCATTTCCCTCCAATCCAAAGTCccagcagaaagaaaataataatttcaacaatttcagctgaaaagcaaaatgaatttaattaatttttaaagtaaatgcGCATACTGTCTGTATCTAATATTTTGAAGGGTTTATTTGATTAAGGATTCTTTacaacattttatgaattataatttatttgctcTAAAGCACACTGTAGATGTACTATTGTGCATGTTGAACAACAGAGCAGCAatccattaaaatatttcatttcaagaaTTATAATATATCCCAGTGATCAAAAGTCAGAATCTAGACATTTCGAGGAGATCTAGGTTGAGAGATATTTTAACATGAACAGATGAGGTTAACctcaatatagctcaggttggCTATGTCCTAGTAGGCTAGAAAACATTCACTTCTCAAGCAAATGTAGCTGGTTTTACACCTGAACATGTAAACAGAGTTTCACTGATTTTATACCAACTattcaacacaaaaatattcacTGGGATATTCTGTGCAACTCTAATATAACGAACTCACCACATCAAACAGCAGACAGACACCTATCATTCAAAAATTAATTGCATCCATGTCAACATATTACATTAACTAAGCCTtcaaaacatctttaaaatactGCTGTCTCACCACACACTACTTGAAATCTAGCTGCTGGTAAGAAGGAAACACACACCACCTAGTGGCCAATAGATAAAATTCGGagttaaattatattttgcattCTCATAATGTAATTCACGGGTCTTCAAAAGGAATGATTTTAAAGCAGCTATTTCTCAATGGTTAACATTAATCAAAAGATTGTCATAAATCCTGAACGAGTGAAATCTTGTGCTTATAGCAATTACTTTGAATTCAGGGGAAGTCAATAAATCTAATTTGTTTCATGCAGTATCCTTCACCCTAAGACTTGTCACATTAGCAATTTCTGGTTTGTGAAATTGCTTTGCAGCAGATGAATTAATACTGTCCTAATAATCACATGAGCCCAGATATTCTTCTGCCAGCATGTCCTTATCTGGACTTCCGGGCAGGCTTTGTGCTGGTTTGttcagaaatgtgtgttatCTCAATGATGTTTGACAATTGTTAGGAAGTAAATATGGTCACCAGGCATCACAGAATATAGCagccattttcaaatgtataaatgaatCACAAACTGCTGTGATTAATTTATGCAGTAATCATACTGCATCCATACCATCAGTTATGGTATATATGGATCTTCTAACATTCATTTTATCAAGAAAGCATAACAGTCTATTGACCCTTATTCTTTGACTACAATGAACACACTTGATACAGCTCATAATCTCCAATATAGCATGTTACATCACTCATCACTGTGGTCCTGAATTCCAAGCTCTTGGACTATATGACTGTTCCTTGTTTCTTATAATACCCACGgtgatgacaaaaacaaaaaagcttcaAAATGATAAATTCTCTGCTTCAGTTGTGAATAGACAAAAAcgtttttatgattttaaaaacggTGCAATCACCTGCGTATACCAAATGTTTCAGTTGTAGAACTTGGCTGGataacattttcaataaaagtTTGGCCAAAACAGTTTGAAATAGGGAATGTATAGTttattaattacaataaaaatgttttcttacttcaaatatttataattacCACTTATTGGAGAGCACAACTTGCTTTCACTGACATTTTCGCTGACTGTGCAACTTATTAATGCTCCTCCTCTTCACCATAACAACACTTGAGACCTCAGGCCAGCTCTTATGTGGATTGCATTATATATCTCTGTAGGGTCCTTTAGAATTTCCTGGGGTTGTCAATTGTCTTGTGCCTGTAGCCTTTTTACACGTGTCTCCCAAGCCTCTGTACTTGCGACTTCCTTTTCCTATTACCTGAAATCTCATTGACCTGCCATATCCTCCTGTAgtactcagtttttttttctccgccAGTCTCACCATGTATCTCAGCTTACATTTCATAAGATTTCAGAAGATGCAGCTAGATGCAGATAGATTAAGATTGAAATGCTTCACATTGCCCCATATTGAAATGCAAGACCTCTCCCTCAGCCTAGATGTTGTAGGAGAGCTTAGAGTACCTCTAATCCAAGAAGCCTAGATTATCAGATCTGCTTCCCTTTCCATGTACTGGCTGAGCCAGGTCTGCATATTCTTTTGATGCAAAACAAAGAATCCGCCTCTTTCCTCACCACCTGCTCTATGCAGCTTCTAGTCCATGCTCTGGTACTCTCGCGTTGCAACATAGATGTCAATGCTTTTTGACAAGGAAATAATTCATACTTGCATATCACATTTTATCCAGTGGCTATAAGAGGGCAGAGGGTTTGGAAATGAAACACGAACAGGAGATTATGTTGAATTTTATAGTTATTTATGTGTACATTTGCTTAAGAGCAGggaactcaaatcctggagggccattGTGTCTACTAGTTCTTGATGTGTTCCACAACTTAAGTCAGTGATTGGCTatagagtctgcacaccttgttttcaaggcctgaattggctgctgatcgaaaggaaatcacaaaaagagGCACAAACTGCAGCCCTCCAAGAAATGCTTTTCCCCTGCTTCAGAGAAACATATGCATggtaatgaaaaatatatgtttgAAGCATATATCTCTATGTGCATCTTGCTGTTGCATTGATGAGCTTCTCATGTCTTACACTCTCTTTATAATCAGCACAAACCTGTTCCTTCTCAGAAAGCTGTGCTACTTCACTTCAGTGCTATTGGTTTGGCCTTTAATCCCAGTTCCATCCTTTTCATTATGACAGTTGTTAGAGAGAAGCTTTAGTGTAAACTGTAATGACAGTTATCTTATTTTTAGATGGACGCACACCCATGTGGAACTCAGGAATACCATATACAGTTACAGCTATGACAAGATAAAAACCTGACAGACTTGGTCGTGTTCAGCTACCCTTCTGAAGCATTTCCTTAGAAAACACAGTGAACGTCTTTGAATCTTTTCAGCTGTGTGgccaatatattttaaagagtATTCATTTTGTATAGCTAACTTTGTGTTGTAGTTGTACCTGCATCTTGATATCACATACCTCTTATAGTGCTATGATGGATATTTTCcatacagagaagaggtgaaTTTCTCCAGTTGTTTGATATCTATGACTTTCCCAAACATATATACCTTGGCCAAAGCACCTAGTCATGTTTCCACCACGTGCCTGCTATTTTAGGTGCTGTTTAAAATAGCCTTTAGCCAAGAGTGCACCTCCGCTATTACTACTTAGACCATGGCTGGTCTCTCTGTTGGGTTGGTTTGTAAGGTGGAGGCGAATGCTACGGGAGCATTTTCTTAGTATTTTATCAACATTACCCATATCAAAACAACAGGATGGCTTCAGAGGGGACCTCTCTGAAGGGTTTCTCAGCAACTCTAAGCAGGTGATAAAATGACAATGTGTCATTAATGCTGTATTTATCCATGTTGTAATTGTACAAGTAAACATGAAAAAGAGTTCTTGAGATTGGAATGAAACGCAACAAGTAAAATTATGGTTGAACATAAAATTTAACTGCATGtcttttgatgttttaaaatatatgaccTGAAGAATCTTTTACAGAGTACAGCAATTTAAAGTCTACTTGCAGGATAGTGATTCATCCAGTTGATAGATAACTTCcataacaaaacattaaactgcTTTGTATGATGTAGTTGTTCCAGCCCTCAGGAACATGGAACGATTATAAAATGTGTAtgcagatattttttgtttgacacaGATGCTTTACTCAACACTGAAATGCCATGCCATCATCTGACTGTGTATGAACTGTTGCTTTCTATAGTCTGCCaagacccagcaattcattGTTGTCCcatgtaggggacatgagtctctggtcttaatctcaagaaccatatattcttcTATGCTGAATCTCCACAACGGacattcattcaaaataaattcatatgtttaaaaatatttttatcgcaacatgtttttgtcacccAAAGAGCTACATGAACTTTTTTCTGCCGGGTCTGAGGAGGATATGTACCCTCCTCACCTCTTATAAAGATAGGGGTGAGGAGAGTTGTCGTTTCTGCATAACCTGATCTCACTGTGATCTCCTTGTCAGGTTGGAGAAGAGGCTAGAGGTGGTAAAGAGTAAGTTTGAAGAGCTGGATGAGGCAGCTATATCACTCACAGAGCGCCTGGAGCAGCACAAACAGATGCTCGCCCTTCAGGCCCATCAGGACCAGGTGTGGGTGTCTCTGCTGGAGGACAAGTAAGATTCCCCAAATCAATGACCTGAGCTGTGGgtttgcattaaaatatatgaCTGTCAGAACAACACAGGTCCTCCATATCGTGAGTAAAAATTGAGAAATCAGCACATGTTCCAGGGCATTTATTTGTCATACCAGACTGCACttatatttcttcaaaaaaaaaaaagaaaaagaaacgcCATATTTGCTTGCTTCAAAATAGATAGCTACATAAGTCTAAGTCAGGCAGATATGAAGCCACATTCCAATGTTCCAATATACCTTTCTCCTGCATTCACAAACCAAACCTCATTGATCTTCCACTGCTTTTCAAATGCAGGTTCACCACCGAAGAGACCAACCTCTTCTTCACCTACGTGGCAGACACACTGCATTGCTGCCATTCCCATGTTGTGAAGAAACTTCCAGATCTGGCTCCAAGTCTGCCTACTACAGCATGCATTCTGCGGAGGAAAATCAAGAATCGGCGAATCAACGTGGCATGGGAGTCCGCCCTCAGAGACTTGGGGCTGGAGAACTCAGACGTCAAGGCCTTGTGTGCCTTCTTTGTGACACATGGGTACCAGGCAGAATACTTCAGCCCAGTTCAGAGGCAGAACCTAGCGGAGAATGTGGACACCCTCATTAGGAAAGTGGTGCGAAACCAGGTGCTGAGGGACAGCTTGTTGAGGGCTGTGCAGGTGGTGGAGAAGGGGAAGGCTGGGACCCTTGTGctcaccacagaagaagagcatAAACCAGCCTCCTCCATAAAAGAACATTTCTCAAATCAAGTGACCCAATGACTGATAGCACAGACGGTCACTGGTTAGTGGTTACCTCAGCTGAAAGTTTAAACTGCTCAGGCAAAGTTTAActacagtgtagtataatggtagGGATCGTAACCCAAATGCTACAGGCTCGATTCCCacgtaggacactgccattgtacccatGGCAAGGTATCTAACCCAAATTGCTTGAATATGAATCCAATTGTGTAAATGGATATGTAGACATGCAAAATTGTGTATGTCTCTCTGGGTATGAGAGTATGATAAATGCAAGTAATGcactgttaaaatatatttaagttgCTTATGCTAAAGCATTCATAAAATTACTTTCTTGATTAATAAATTGTTGGATGCATTGTGGAATACAGCTCTGAAAACTTTGAGGACTGGAACACGCATCTggtataaaaattaaaaaggcaaaGGATGTCAAAATACCCTTCAAATGACTCTGGTCACAAATATCCAACGTGTGTGCTTTAGGATTCTCAAACTGTAATGTTTAGATCTCTCAAACATTA from Anguilla anguilla isolate fAngAng1 chromosome 12, fAngAng1.pri, whole genome shotgun sequence encodes the following:
- the LOC118210173 gene encoding single-pass membrane and coiled-coil domain-containing protein 1-like, encoding MASEGTSLKGFSATLSRLEKRLEVVKSKFEELDEAAISLTERLEQHKQMLALQAHQDQVWVSLLEDKFTTEETNLFFTYVADTLHCCHSHVVKKLPDLAPSLPTTACILRRKIKNRRINVAWESALRDLGLENSDVKALCAFFVTHGYQAEYFSPVQRQNLAENVDTLIRKVVRNQVLRDSLLRAVQVVEKGKAGTLVLTTEEEHKPASSIKEHFSNQVTQ